The Chanos chanos chromosome 9, fChaCha1.1, whole genome shotgun sequence genome includes the window AAGTACTTAGAAGGATACAAATTcgatttcattcattttgagcATTCCTGTTATAGAATAGATATTTAACGTATAGGCGATAATGAACAGAACTCATCCATTCGTGCTTATGATATATCGCTATACTGCTAATACTGCAGCCTGGTCCACAGACGGCAGCTACGCAGGGGGCGGTTGTGCTCTACTGATGACgcaaacacagatacatagCTGCCTCTCGTGCTCGCTCAAATCTTCAACTGATTTGGGACTTCAGTGAGAAAGAGGTTTGATATCTTTATAATTATGGTCGGTTAATATACAATAACCTGATAATGACACAAtctgtttttttatattttgttttgtttttttaaggtccAAAACATGAATGCGATTTGCTATCTAATGATTTTGTCTTGTTTatcaatctgtctgtctatctatctcagTCAAAatgtatgttatatatatatatatatatatgtatatatagttatatgtatatatgtataatttgTACAGTAAGTTTAAAGTAACttattgtttttaaactgaatgctGAGAGTAGCAGAAAACATCTGGGACATCACAAACCAGGCAACAAAGGTGGAAGGTCAACATTTAAACAGATACTAGTTACTACATCAATACGTGTTATCAATTTCTCATTCAGTCACATGTTGATCTCTGCAGCCCCCTGCCTCCACTCACACCATCATCCAATCACAGATGGGAAAGTCAAATAATGAGGGAAGCGTAGCCAATGGGAACAAGTCCCTCCTTGTCTCCTTGACGACAGCGAATCCAGTCTTGGTCCACACCACCTAGGACAACAAGCTCCTCCCCCTTCTTGAAGCTCAGCTCCTCCCCTGTGCCCGTATGGTCACATAGAGTTCTCACCgccctgacagacagacaaagcaatCAATCCCATTTCCGCTGCTATACTATAATCATAAACATAATCTCTGTAATTattatgataaatgataaacatAAGAACTGTAATTATTATGATAAATACTAAacataatcactgtaattaTTATGATCAATACCAAacataatcactgtaattaTTATGATAAATATTAAACACAATTATTACGCATTACTCTCTCCTCACATCATTTCAGAGGAAAACTTTGTTTGACATGAGAAACAGCCAATGAGGTGAAAGGGAAGCTGAGGGGCGGGAAGAGAAGAGTCCTGTGATTCAGAGCATCTCACCTGAGGCCTCTCGGGTTTTCTCcagtttctttcttctcctcctttttctctttctctccgtttctctccgCTTCTATCCTGTCGGCCAGCAGGGTTGGGCCGGCATTAGCCATACGGGTCAGAACTGATACTCCAGGGGACAGCCAGTGAGATGGAcgcctgaaagagagggagagagagagagagagagagagagagagagacaagaatgTGTCGAATGTATTGCATCCAACCAGACAGATATGTACCCAGGAGAGACAATAATGTCTGTAATAGAGATCGTTGTCTCCTCTTACTAAGGAccagtattctctctctctctctctctctctctctgtgtgtgtgtgtgtttacctgcttGCTGGGGTTGGTGTTGTTTGATTGTTGGGGTTTCTAGATGCTCCAAACAGCCGACTGAACCTCCAGGATCCAGCCCCTCCACTCTCCGACAGAGAGCACTCGTCTCTGGGCCCTGCGCTTCCCCAGCCTGGCTTTGGACACATATCTGGAGACAGGTCTGTCTTCACATGGTCTGCTGAGGTAGGAGCATCAGTGCCTGTTAACCCAGAGGAGACCAAACCGCCCCAGTTCTGCCCCAGACGCTCTCCCCAACTCAACACCACCCCCCAGCCCTGCTGAAGAGCCTGGCCCGCCTGCTGAGAAAAACTGTTCACGCTCTCAACCACAGGGGGCgcaatctctttctctcgcacCCACTGCAGCTGAGGGCTCATCTCTCCCTTACACGATGCCACCGCCCCTGAACTTGGACTGGCTGTAGGATTGGCTCTCTCTGAGCTTTCAGTGCTGTGATTGGCCGCTTGTAAATCCATGCCCCTGATGTCGAACTCTGACGCGCTCTCAGGGCGGTCCTGAGATGGCCCCTTGGGTGACAGTCGGAAGCCTGAGCTCTGGCCTGGTGGGCGGGGTGTGTCTGGGCTGTGATTGGGTGGAGAAAGGAGCGGGGAGGCGGGGTCAAAGTGGTGGTGCTGAAACAGGAGGTCGAGGTTAAAGGTCAGGAGGGAGAGCGGCTGCAGCAGTAGGAGAAGCTCCTCAAAGAGAGGCTGACAGGAACCGAGCGACAGACGCATGAAGGAAGAGGGACGATAGTACGTCTCCAACACAtctgagaaatggagagagagagagagagagagagggagacagagacagagagagagagagggggagagagagagagagagagagagagagagagggaggcagggagggaggaagaaacaACATTTGTTCATACACCAGTAGATTTCTCTGAAAACCCCTGCAATGCCTTCACTGTAGCTAGttcatagatttttttccccctcaaatgTCAGTTATTAGTGGCTACAGTAAGGTTACAGAGAACACTTATACATCAAAGTGTGCACAGACAGTATGTGAGTAGACAGAAATCAATAACAGATAATTATGTAACATGATCAGGATACTGATACTGTGTAACAGAGCAAACACTATCAACAACTCTGTCCCAGTTTTCATTTAATAACGAAGGAAGTTTTAGGAATTTAATTTACTCTCTTTGTTACACTTTAAATCTGAAACCATTTTGAAGAACTCATTGTTGATTGCTTccctcaaacccccccccccaaaaaaacaggtttcagtGAAGCGACACAGACttaactgtgtcactgtaaatttcatgttctctcattgatctcttttcattctctgaGACTATATAAAGTTTAGAGTTTACAGGGTTTACATTCACTGAGACTATATAAAGTTTAGAGTTTACAGGGTTTACATTTTCTGAGACTTTATAAAGTTTAGAGTTTACAGGGTTTTCATTCTCTGAGACT containing:
- the rusc1 gene encoding RUN and SH3 domain-containing protein 1 → MGDDERTPHDGLSSACLQEKRALVSSVSVAVEAILSQFSSSRTVVQKTLSVDEALSGDSNVNPSLGRLVVQCLCPALRSLLCDGLKPHQSDLIAGRRPNSPWGLVQASTKPGAGIQALHSLQVRVAQLPQLRQSGHRFNSFLLGLLNIKLLDYWISHLQSCSDVLETYYRPSSFMRLSLGSCQPLFEELLLLLQPLSLLTFNLDLLFQHHHFDPASPLLSPPNHSPDTPRPPGQSSGFRLSPKGPSQDRPESASEFDIRGMDLQAANHSTESSERANPTASPSSGAVASCKGEMSPQLQWVREKEIAPPVVESVNSFSQQAGQALQQGWGVVLSWGERLGQNWGGLVSSGLTGTDAPTSADHVKTDLSPDMCPKPGWGSAGPRDECSLSESGGAGSWRFSRLFGASRNPNNQTTPTPASRRPSHWLSPGVSVLTRMANAGPTLLADRIEAERNGEKEKKEEKKETGENPRGLRAVRTLCDHTGTGEELSFKKGEELVVLGGVDQDWIRCRQGDKEGLVPIGYASLII